The following nucleotide sequence is from Paenibacillus andongensis.
AATTTGGAGAAGCGTTTCACGAGTGTATCCAAGTTCGTCGCTAATTTCCGTTCATCGGATGGAACAGTATTCCCGGCAACGGTTGCTGAAGTAAAGAATAAGATTAGTCCGACTGGAAAAGCGTTATTAAATGTATGGGCTTCTGTGCCAAAAGGTTACACGACAGCGAATTTGAATTTACTTCTTGGAGAAGCAGTGACTGAAGGGAAGCTGTCGGAAGGTGAGAAAGCCGTTGCGGATTCTTATGTGAACCCCGTTGCCTACTGGCTGCCTGATGAGAAGACGAATGTAGTGACAACGCTTAAAAATGTCGAATTGTTCCCCTACACCATTACGATTGATAAAATTGGAACATCGATTGAGGATAAAGTATTTACTATAAAATTTAACTACGAATTAACGAAGGAAAAGCTAACAGAGATTAATACCGAAGGTCATAACTTGCTGCTTGTTTTTGAAGATGGCGGTGGGATTAAACGATTTGAGAAAAAGTTTGATTTCAAAGATTTCGACGTTATCAACGGGGATTCAACGGCAGACGAAGATACGAAGATGCGTCTTGGCAAGCGAGAGAACTTCAAGATTACAAATCCAGATCCGGGCCTCATATATAACACTAAATTCTTACAGAAGTACACACTCAGTATTTATGACGAGTTTCAAGGTCAGAGAAAGCTCCTGGCCTCACAGAAGGCTGATTGGTTTATTACAACAGACTAATTCATTATTTGAAGCGAGGGCATTCAGCCTTCGCTTTTTTTCATTTTGGTCACAAGAAGTCATAAGTGTTTAGCTGCTCATATGACCAATTTATGACTCAAATATGACTTCATTCACCTGTTTTTATCAAAATGAAGAGCTATAATAAATCCTGACCGAGAAAAAACATAAAATTTTCAATTCTAGTTTATGTTTTGTTAAGAAATTCCAAGTATGATATTTGAGTGAGCAGGTTGTAGGTATTAAAGCTGGTGATAGAGGAGAAGTGAGAATGTCCAAGTTAACCGAGTTTTCAATGAAAAATGTGGCAGCGGTTTTCATCGTCATGCTGCTGTTGGTCGTAGGAGGAACGTTTTCTACAACCACATTAAAGGTAGAAAGTATGCCTGATATTACTTTTCCGGTCGTCATTATTAGCACTACATATGTAGCACCTCCGAAGGATGTGCTGGATGAAATTACAAAGCCGCTAGAGAAGGCTGTTGCTGGGCTTGATGGATTAAAAACCCTTAGCTCCAGCTCACAGGACAATTATTCACAGATTATCCTGGAGTTAGACCAAGATAAGAAGCCTGAAGATGTGAAGAAAGATGTGGAGAGCTTGATCTCCAATGTGAAGATGCCTCAAGGTTCTGAGAAACCTAAAGTGTTAACCGCAGGCTTTTCTTCCGAACCGGTCTATTATTTGGCGGTTTACGGTGAGGCAGGAATGAACCAAACCGAGCTGGATAAAGCCTACAAAGATACGATTCTTCCTGGCTTTAATGGGCTCAAAGGGATCGACCATGTGGACTCTGTAGGTAATCAGGATGCTGTACTTACCATTAAATTGGATGCTCCTGCGATCAATAATTATGGTCTAACCCCGGCAGATGTTTCGGGTTTGATCAAAGCCTCATTGGTATCTAGCCCTGCGGGCACGGTTGATTTCAATGGGAACACGCAGATGGTTCGAGTCAAGGGCGAAATGGATACGATTTACAATTTAGATAATTTGAAAATCACAACGAAAACAGGCGATACGCTTCTTCTTAAACAAATTGCCAAAGTTGAAGCCATCAGCGAGTCTAAATTCATTGCAAGATTAGATGATCAACCGGCTATCGGCGTACTGCTTTACAAAACGAAAGCAGCGAATGCTGTAGAGTTTGCAGATAGTGCAGATAAGCTTATGACAGACTGGGGAAAAACGCTCCCTGGCGTGAAATTTCACAAAATTTACAATTCAGCCAACGATATCAAAGATTCCATCCACGGCATGGTGCAAGAAGGCGGATTAGGCGCTGTGCTTGCCTCATTAATGATCTTGCTCTTCCTTCGTAATATACGTATGACGATCATTGTACTCGTTTCGATTCCTCTTTCGATTCTTGTTACGTTACTTGTCATGGGGCCGCTAGGCATTTCCCTTAACATTATGACGTTAGGCGGAATGGCCATTGCAGTCGGGCGAGTCGTGGACGACAGTATCGTCGTAATTGAGAATATCTACAGTCAACTGGAAAGAGCTCAAGAGCGTAACGAATCTGTTATTAAATTAGCAACGAAACAGGTTTCTAGTGCAATTACTTCTTCTACAATTACAACAGTGGGTGTATTTGGTCCCATCGGATTTGTTAGTGGGGTTGTTGGTGAAGTATTCCGTCCTTTCGCTATTACACTCGTCGTTGCTTTAATGTCTTCCTTGATTGTTGCATTAACGGTGATCCCGATGCTGGCGAAGCTGATGGTACTTAGAAGCAAGAAGCTTACAAATCACGATGATAATCACGTAGGACCTATGGCTGAGAAATACAAAAAAGCGATCATATGGTCATTGAATAACCGCATCAAAACATTATTGATGGCTGGCGTTGCCCTTATTCTCTCAATCATCATTACAGTACCTAATT
It contains:
- a CDS encoding efflux RND transporter permease subunit; amino-acid sequence: MSKLTEFSMKNVAAVFIVMLLLVVGGTFSTTTLKVESMPDITFPVVIISTTYVAPPKDVLDEITKPLEKAVAGLDGLKTLSSSSQDNYSQIILELDQDKKPEDVKKDVESLISNVKMPQGSEKPKVLTAGFSSEPVYYLAVYGEAGMNQTELDKAYKDTILPGFNGLKGIDHVDSVGNQDAVLTIKLDAPAINNYGLTPADVSGLIKASLVSSPAGTVDFNGNTQMVRVKGEMDTIYNLDNLKITTKTGDTLLLKQIAKVEAISESKFIARLDDQPAIGVLLYKTKAANAVEFADSADKLMTDWGKTLPGVKFHKIYNSANDIKDSIHGMVQEGGLGAVLASLMILLFLRNIRMTIIVLVSIPLSILVTLLVMGPLGISLNIMTLGGMAIAVGRVVDDSIVVIENIYSQLERAQERNESVIKLATKQVSSAITSSTITTVGVFGPIGFVSGVVGEVFRPFAITLVVALMSSLIVALTVIPMLAKLMVLRSKKLTNHDDNHVGPMAEKYKKAIIWSLNNRIKTLLMAGVALILSIIITVPNLAVAFMPNSEAVKQGVIEIKMPRETSIEMMNEKSKEIEKDLKLHTDKAGKPAFKYIESLVGYNQSSDRYAYRAMMFFELTAETDATEGVKKYKEDMLKLMPPGSDANIQLFTGGPPTSTGADFSYSLKGDDQLYLKQASQLVKDKMKEFPELNDIKDSLSDSKTEVEITVDQNKARLYGLSSAQILQSVNAWIAEEKLGDLKFNNVTYSTKVMLNPAYKNSVDKLGTFLVKTPTGQTIQLNEVARVKQIEAPNNISREDQEQIVSVKAKINASDKGGVSKKITEELAKLELPSGVTREVKGVSDDINKSFMQMFMAIIASIFIVYMVMVIAFGNARAPLAILFSLPLAAIGGLLGLLVTGESINVTSLIGFLMLIGIVVTNAIVLVDRVQQLREQNYSIRDSLIEAGITRLRPIIMTAGATIIALLPLGLGLSKGTIISKGLAVVVIGGLTTSTLLTLVIVPIMYEILFKKREGRLFKRKGKSNSNQTEHAGSALQ